DNA sequence from the Nicotiana tomentosiformis chromosome 3, ASM39032v3, whole genome shotgun sequence genome:
ggggggaaacatgctgggggaaatacgagataaggaactacatcagaatgataactggaaccaccaatatactatgaatcaacagaaacaacgaatacagtaagggaaaaatgcacggcatcacccttcgtgcttttactctcaatcttaccataaaatcaatagaaacggcatggcataacccttcgtgcataaactctcatatcatggcacgacatcacccttcgtgcataaactctcatatcatggcacgacatcatccttcgtgcattaacactcacaatataggtCTTCACACGTAGTTCATGGCTGATAAAGCAATTCTAGCCATAACTCACGCGACCAATCCCTTTTCGACCAGTagtatcgggttctcgatctttggtggcatatgaacatcaatctctgcttcAATATGATCTCTGCACTGATatccaaaatgcactcgccatcTCAACTCTTGCCTTGACACCATGTCctggcatagtatggccttaaaTAGCTCTAATACCACGTGTCACAGGCCGACTTTCTTACGTACGTCAGCGGCACCGAATAGCCCATGCGGCGCCTGCAGTCACCCTTCGCTACAGGCCAGCCTTTCTCCTTTCTCAGATTTTCTAGCACGATCTTGTGCCTGTGGTGAAGCTTGCCTAGGAGGCTTGCTCCAACTGTGCCGCCCGTCTAATGTCTAGGCTCATGGCCTCGACTAATTGTGGCGCATCGCATCTGCTGGATCTCATCCATGCGCACACCCAGGGTTGGATCAGGACATGTCTGTCCCTCGCCTAGAactgagcatcgctctcgcgtgcACAGTCCAATCCTCAAGTTTGACACTCGCCTCGTGCATCCGCACCTAGCTTGTGCTTCGCCCGAGTACAGaaacctttagtccttggcctTCGTCATGTGCATCTTTCATggcatgcccatacatagccctcgcgaCATACTTCCATCCgtatagtgcagtgtcgcccacaaCTGCACGTCTAGGCCAACAGACCCTTGCTCGCATGGTTGAACCCAAgtcatgctcacaagtcgacataTGAGGCCCCTAAGATAGGTGCTTCAAGTATCCAATCGTCACAGAGGTCTTCATCCACCATTTCGGTAGCCCGCAGGGCATACTCGTCCCACATATCAAGCCTCCAGCGCCCGTTTCGTGCCCAACGCTAGCCCTAAAGCGTCGCGCCGTCCATAGAGttccctaactcgtatggatacctaagacactcctttgagtcgtccaggcaggcccttgaggttcccCCTCAAGGTGGCTCATTTGGTACGGTTTGGTGGCAACACGCACGTGGAAAACAAGTTGAGCTTCAATACCTCTACCCCTTTATATatacttaaaattaaaaagcctaAAGTTCATGAGTAGTCTACGACAGAGAATCAGAAGGACTTTTTCTCCCCCGAATCGAAACCCCCAAAGTGCGGGGTGTAACACTAGGCTTGTTATTCATTCTTCTCTCCCTTTAATTGCTCCTCGGGAAAATCAACCCCGTTTCACGTTGCGCACATATTTGTGTCGTCCACTTGCTTTAATGCTTAAACCAGCTTCGGCATTATCATTTGTAAGAATTAAATTTTGTAAACTCATATATTTAATTTTAGAAAGAAGTATGTGTTTGATTTGTTTTTGCAGCAAAGGAAGCACTTGCATGCTTTACAAAGGAATATTTGATGTGAGATAGATATGATCCTTTTATTATTAACTAGAAATTTTGAGTTCAATTTTTGGAATAAAAAATATTCTTATAAGGAGTATTTTTTCCTTTTAATAAACTTTATATAATTATGCAAATTCAAATtcatcaaaaccccaaaattcgtaCCTAAAAAAGAAAGCCGAATCCCAAAACGCTACAGAAAAAGACCTTTAATGAGTGGCCATACGATAAATTAAACTTTAACCTTGATTTAAGGAGAATGATTTCCACAAACATCGCCTAAATGCCATATTCAACTACTATTATtaaatttacttatttattttggGATGGCACGTTAGAAGCACCTAAAAGTCCATACAATCATGTGCCCCAGAGGGTATTGACTTGTAGGCATGCAGCAATAGCCTGCCAAAATCTCCATGTGGCAGATTTACACAAAGAATATCGAAATATTTCAAcctatttttttttagtttataTCAAAAAGAATgatctttatttatatttggaaataatttatcttATTACAATAATTTATATctacacaaaatatatatgcctCATCTTATACCACGagtttaaaagttttttttttcttaaatttcatgctcagccaaataggttcacataaattgaaacagatggaGTATAAAGATTGAAATATCTATATTTTTGAGTGATTATTAAAATATCGAGATAGAGTTTTTTAAGGTTGaagtaattatttttcaaaaaaaaattatgattAAATTTCTTTAAAATATCCATagttcaacaacaataacaacccaatataatttaacaagtgggtctggggagggtaatgtttACGCATAACTCATTCCTACTCCCTGGATAgagagtattatatatatatatatatatatatatatatatatatatatatatatatatatatatatatatatccattggGTCCTTTGTCTTTCCCCCCGTTGACCATTCCCCATCTCCCAACCCCAAACTTTAGAATAAAAAATAAGAGGATCTACAATAAGAAAATAAGAGGATTTTACAAGAGCTGTTCCATTTTATTTCCAGACATTGGGGTTGGATGTATTATTAAGGAATATATATGACTTGAATCCTCAAATGCATTAGATACATACTCATTCCAACTAATAAAATTCGAGAGAATGATTCAATGTTGCAATATATGAAATTTCCTTCTAACTGCTTGATATATAATAAAATTATGAATCAATAATTTAACTTAGTTCACGTGACTTGAATCTGCATGTGGTTGCTGCCCTATATGACAGCTAGAAATATTGTTCATATCTGTCATGCACAACTCACATTTAGTACATACTACATACCCTACTATTAGCACAAgcccaaaaaattattttattgaatGACCTATGTTCATACATGCATCATCAGTTATGGTGTAAGATTGAATTCACTGCTATTTAAGGGTGTGGCCCACCTATCAATATAATGAGTGAAAATTATAAGATACCAAGGTTCAAATcttaataaatttttttaaaaaggtaAGTGTTCTTCCTATGTCTAAGCCTTGATGGTAGGGGTGACAAATGAGCATGCTGGGTCGGATATGAGCGGATTAAAACGAGTAATgcaaaaatagataaattatttgGCCCACGAATAGAAAATGGATTGGCTGCTTGAATATGATCATTTTTGACCggctattttaaaaaaatacattatccaacccatttttattggataatataaataaataattttatccATTTTTACGCCACTAGTGATAGGGATGGGTGTCAAATGTAACTTGGACCAGAAAATTCACTAAATGAGCACAAAAGTTGATTTCAAACCCAGTAAATCTAATCATGAGTTGGGGTAGAATTCAAACTCAACCAGTAAAGTTAAAATCATGTATTAGCCTCTACTTGTGGGTAGAAtgactctctctctatatatatattgatgGAAGTTAGCAAACACCCAAAATAAAGTAATAGAAATGCGCACAAATACATACGAGTACCACCATTattatcaaaagaaagaaaaaagatagAATCCACCTGATATTGAGCTGagctctctctctatatatatatattcatttacACCTTCTCTGAAACCCCAACACACTGAGCAGTCTCAATTAATTCTAATTCCAATTCCAAATATAGTAATAATGGAGCGTTGTAGTTCTAATTCCAGAAAATTGATCAAGACCCTCTTTCCAATTCTTGTTCTATTCACAATCTCCCACACACAAGCCAACTCCAATTCAAACTACACCAACTTCATTGAATCCAAATGCACCTTAATCTCAACATTCCCTCCCATTTGCATAAAAACACTTGTCCCTTATGCATCTTCTATCCAAACTAACACCATAAAACTGTGTGACACTGCCCTTGACATAGCCATAGACAGCGCGAAAAACGCTTCTGATATGGTATCTGAGCTAGGGAAAAAGAAAGGAATTACAAAATATGAAGCTGCTGCCATTAAAGACTGCATTACTGATTTGAAAGATGCAGTATATGAGTTGAAGGAAACACTTGGTGCAATGAATCATCTTAATGATCCAGATAAGGAATTTCAATGGGATAATGCTAAGACCTATGCTAGTGCTGTTATAAGTGATGCTAATTCTTGTTTAGATGGTTTATCTGATAGGAAAGTGAATCCTGTTGTGAAGACTAAGATTAGTGGTACCATATCTTATGTTACTAAACTTGCTAGCAATGCTTTGGCTTTTATAAATCACCTTTActgaaaaaattaatttatatgtttaaagatgaagttttatttttagtttgttgGTTGCCAaaggcttttctttttcttttacccCAAATGGTCCTtctcttctttcattttttcGTTTGAAGAAATATTGGAACATTATGTACACTCCGGATTTTCAGCCACTTATGCTCCACCTTTTGCTGCTAAGTCACGGGTTCGAACCGTGGAAACAGccattaatgcttgcattagtGTAGACTGTCTAAGAAAATACCCGCGCATGATGTTTATACCAAGCAAataaattcaagatatatatCGTGCATATAAATTTTTATCACTTAATCAAAAACGTTAATTGATATGTAATCTCACTTTAATGTGTCATTGCTacaattatattatttaatttgatgtaaatattttttttattaagagGGGAAATTCGCAGCCGCTACAACCTCTGCCACAACCTCTGCCCTTCGGGTGAGCACTTTGTGCGCACTGAGTAAACTTTTCCCAGTGTAATAGCATGCAAACCACGCAGAGGATGTAAACAGCACTAGGCAAGTCCTGTGCGACAAGCTCAACCCAGAAGACATTGAGGGGGGATTCGATCCCAGCCGCCCTCCAAACCAACTGAACAATCCGAATGGTTTAATTTGATGTAAATATTGATCGTATGTTTTTCAACTTTATCGCGATCGAAGTAATAAACAAGTAGATGACTTTTAATGGGGAGGGGCCGAGGGGAACAAATAACAACTTGTTCTTTAATTGTTTTCAATTCAAGCATAAAATAAGTTGTATGATTTGAGAAGACAAGGGACCCCAAAAACGTACCGCTTGAATCCACCCATATATTCGTCTGTGGCATGTGATAGTAACTAAAACAACAAATCTATCAAGTGTATCGAGATAGGTAAATACTTACTCGCCACGGAATGTTGGCATTAATCCGGGAAATACATGAAACATGTCTTTACAACATAGTTATCATTAACCCGTAGTTAATTAACACATATTCTTACTTTAATATATTACTTAACTATAGTAAATAATTATAATTTGGCGTAAACACTCGATAAAGATAAATTTTTACCGCCTCTAATTTAGTACTAATAATGTTTTGTTGTGGTTAAAACAAAAACAACATATCAGCGTTGAAAAGGTAAACGTTTTAGAAGGGGTGTTCAATTGTCCTAAAATTAAGCAAGAGGCTCTCTCCCTCTCTAACATTATACAGTATAATTATCAGCCAATCCTGAAAAAATAGTCGACTATATCAAAAAGAGTTTAAATGCTTTCGGATATAGTATTTCAGCAGTaatgtatgggtcaaaatctgcccTAGAATATTTAAGATAGGATAACACTAAAGAAAGAGTCATCGAGCCGTCGTTAGTCGAGGTGGAGAAGGAAGCAGCAAGACCTATAGCCGAAGAGTCGACGAGAGCCATGGTCGAGGTGTTGATAATGGTCGAAGTCGAGCATCGCTGATGAAGTTGTAACGACTGGTTTTCAAAATAAGATATgtaagagaatattctagtggatattctctgtacTTGTACTATTAGAGTTTATTAGGAAAATGTCTCATATAAATAGGAAAAAGGCAATGATATGAGGCATGCGATATTCATTTTGTAAGAACTGACTTTgacaaaagattctctctctctctcttactaagatacaaacactaccttTTCATCAAGATTTTTGTCTATATTATTTCATACTTTTCCATCAGGTCCGAGAATAATTCGAACATTCAAGGATTTGtttgtcactcatcattgtcaggggGAACAACCGTCTAGTatatcctttattgggtgaatcactcctCCTATTTGCTTGAATGTCAAATATTGttattcattattattaaatGCTACATTATTTCTCATACTTTTTAGAATAGTTATTGCATGCTGTTATCACTTTCCTACCAGATCTATTCGACGTTAATCACGCTTTCGGAAGTCacatctagaaatattattatttactaggTTTAATTCATTatcacataaatttaattatttgaaccaagagttatattttttggtcaaacaatctGGCGCCTATCGTGGGGATCTCTTAGTTAagcttttagtttcttctagatctacaactaACATAGGTCACcaacgtaaaaaaaaaaagaagcaaaaacaAGATCTACTTTCTTTGTGTGCATAAATCCCAACATGGCAGGTAACCGAGAAGAAAGGACGAGAATAAtaagtgacctcccaaccaacctcatgaacatcATCAACGAAAGCTGTGAAATGACTGATGAAGGCGCAACGCCCAGTGCCTCCCCTAGGCGAGATGCGTCCCCGCTCCCTcactgcagcatcacaaaatctcttggtaagggagCCTCCACATCTGTAGGGGAGGAGGTGCCCCCAACTGTAAAAAAGTTCCTCGAAGCGTGGCTAACTGACATGCTAACCAGCGTTCTCAACAAGCCCACCCGGGACACGACTACAGAAAACGCAAGAACTTGCACTATACAATCAGCAGACGAGCAGTGCAACCAACTCCCTCCTCTTCCAACGACAGTTATTACTCACAATGTCACTAATAGTGCAGGTGACAATGCTCTCGCATCTATtttgaaaaggatggaggaaatggataATGAGAACAAGGCACTCCAAGATCAAGTGAAAGAACACCAGaaaagggtcgataaaataccggATGCCCCCAAGCTGTTGTCGAAGAGGGATACCGGCCGGTTCGTCGAACAATCGTACAGTGATGATGCAGCCCCACATGTTAtaccaaaaacctttaaaatgccgccCTACCTCAGGATATATGACGGCACAACCGACCtcgaagatcatgtgactcattaCGTCACCGTAGTAAAAGGCAACGGCCTCGCCAAGGAACAGGTGTCTTCCTTTTTGCTGAAAACATTTGGCGAAACCCTCACTGGAGGAGCATTAACCTGGTATTTGCAGCTACTAGCATGCTCCATTGAAACCTTTGAAGaaatggccgacaagttcgtaacggcccacGCCGGAGCCAAAAAGGCTGAGGCAAGAGTGAACAACATATTTGTAGTCAAACAATCTCTGAgagagggattgagggacttTCTCATCCGGTTCAACCGAGTAAGGATGACTTTACCACACGTATCCGAAGGGATGGCGGTCGCAGCCTTTCAAAACGGGTTGACCCCTGACGGTTCAAGAGCAACGAGGAAATTGTTACGTCGGTTGATAAAGTATCCCCAACCATTTGGGAAGAAATGCACAATGCTTATTGTGACGAAGTCTGTGCAAATGAGGACGCCCTCAACGGGCCAACCCACCGGTTAACCTCAGTACAAGCAAAGTCAAGAAAGGATCAAAGAGACAACGCCAGAAGAGATCATTCGATCCCACGACCTAACAGGGAACGTCACCGACCATATATCAGAACGGCCACTGCCCCCTCTCCTCGCTATGAAGAAGGTCAATCCAGACCAAGGACGGTAACTCATCGGAATGACAGAGGTATGCCCCCTATTGTTTgttcacaatttttgtgtgtcacctacagagatagtCTACGCCCTAGAGAAGCTCAGACCAAAAGTGAAGTAGCCGCCAAAGATGAGATCAGATCCTAATACCATAAAGGCTGACGCCCTCTGTGAGTTCCACCAGGAACGAGGGCATAAAATGGAAGACTGCATCACCCTAAGTCCGGAGGTCGTGAATATGCTATGACAAGGACATCTTAAAGAGCTGCTAAGCGATAAAGGAAGAACCAATTTCTCCAGAGGGCGCGAACATCACGGGCCACCCAAACCACCCTCACCAGCCCgtaccatcaacatgatcatcggagacGACGCCTCTATCAACAGCGTGAAGTTCACTACTAGACATAAACTCAAGTGATCCATCACCCGTGAACGGTACGACGAACTCGacgaaagtatcatcttcgacaagTCGGATGCCGACGATTTGGTCTTTCCTCATTAAGACGCTCTCGTTATTACTCTGCGAATTTTGGATACTGATGTTAAACGTATTAAGATTGATGAAGGAAGTGGTGCGTTCATTATTCATCCACGAGTACTTAcccaaatgaaactcgaggataagatagtgtcgtgctgcatcacgctaactagttttaacaatgcagttgaacggaCATCCGGGGAAATTACTCTCCCCGTTTTGGTCGGTGGCGTAACTCTGGAAataacattccacatcatggaccaagacACCACGTACAACTCCATAGTGGGTCGACCGTGGATACACCCTATGAAGGTCGTCCCCTcctaccaagtcatcaaattcccaactccatgggggATATTCAGCATATGAAGAGAGAAACATACATCCCAGGAATGCTACCGCATTGCTTTAGACAGCACGGTCACCCAACAaaggaaggacaaagaaaaagaggcataacaATCAGTAGGGTCGAGGGCGGGTCATGGCGATGTCAGGGAAGGCATCAAAGATCCCGACATAGTCGAAGCCGCAGGgtcgaccatagaagacctcgaccccgttcaattTGACTCAAACGACCATAACAAAAAGGCCTATATCGGTTGTAAGCACCAGGACCCAGGTaaattcagtcaattcttaaaagcTAATACGGATTTGTTTgctttcagccatgcagatatgtcgGGCATCCCAAAGGAGATTGCCACACACAAATTAAATGTCGACCCCTACCACCCCCCGGTGAGGCAGTCATGCATAAATTAAACTCCGCAATCAATGACGCAGTGCACGAGGAAGTGGAAAAACTGTTAGAAAATTGTTCCATCAGGGAATCAAAGTACCCCAAATGGGTCGCCAATATGGTAATAGTTAAAAAGAAGAATGGGAAATGACGGATGTGTGTAGACTTCACatacttgaacaaagcatgcccaaagGATTCGTTCCCGCTGCCTCACATCGACCAACTCATTAATACAACGGCCAGACATGAGCTGCTAAGTTTCTTGGATGCTTACTCAGGCTAAAATCAGATCCTCATAGAAaaggaagatcaggaaaaaaccatgttcatcacccaccaaggaacgtacTACTACAGGGTCATGCCGTTCGGACTAAAGAACGCGGAGGCGACCTAGCAAAGGTTGGTGATGAGAATGTTCAAGGATCAGCTCGGCAAGACAATGGAACATAtagacgacatgctggtcaagtcAAAAAGAGGAGAGTATCACATCGATCATTTGAAAGAAACTTTCGGCATACTCAGACGGTACTGAATGAAACTGAACCTAGAGAAGTGTGCGTTCGACGTAGCCTCAGGAAAATTTCTAGTGTTCCTCGTATCACAGCGGGGGATCGAGGTCAACCCTGACCAAATTAAAGCCATTGAAGGGATACCTGAACTCTTGACCACCAAAAAATAGGTCCAAAGATTGACTGGCCGTATCGCCGCCCTATCAAGGTTCATCTCACGATTGTCGGATAGATACCATAAATTCTTTGGCGTACTCAAGAAAGATAACGGCCTCTAATGGACTTCAGAGTGTGTCCATGCTCTAAGGGATCTCAAGGCATACTTGTTGTCGCCACCCTTGCTTTCAAAACCAGAGCTGGGGAAACTTCTTCTCGTTTATCTAGCTGTATCCGAGGTAGCGGTGAGCGCAGTCCTAATTCGAGAAAACAAAGGTAcacaatctcccatctattataTTAGCAAAATACTAGTCGATGCTGAGACGTGGTACCCGCACCTCGAGAAACTGGCtttggccttagtcgtagcttcaggaaagcttagaccgtatttccagTGTCACCCCATCTGGGTCGTCACAACTTCCCCCCTAAGAAGCATTTTTCATAAAC
Encoded proteins:
- the LOC104099238 gene encoding pectinesterase inhibitor 4-like — encoded protein: MERCSSNSRKLIKTLFPILVLFTISHTQANSNSNYTNFIESKCTLISTFPPICIKTLVPYASSIQTNTIKLCDTALDIAIDSAKNASDMVSELGKKKGITKYEAAAIKDCITDLKDAVYELKETLGAMNHLNDPDKEFQWDNAKTYASAVISDANSCLDGLSDRKVNPVVKTKISGTISYVTKLASNALAFINHLY